In Brevundimonas sp. SGAir0440, one DNA window encodes the following:
- a CDS encoding glycine zipper domain-containing protein, whose protein sequence is MKKAIIAIAGAGLLASACASDPYGYNNGSNETVRQGAIGAGLGSVAGAIIGNNVGGGNAATGALIGGALGGTAGAIRGSNQDRNNQQRYRDSQGRYYYCYDNRQDECYWDNGQRRY, encoded by the coding sequence ATGAAAAAGGCGATTATCGCGATTGCCGGCGCCGGCCTGCTGGCTTCGGCCTGCGCCAGCGACCCGTACGGCTATAACAACGGCTCGAACGAAACCGTTCGCCAGGGCGCCATCGGCGCCGGCCTGGGCTCCGTCGCCGGCGCCATCATCGGTAACAACGTCGGCGGCGGCAACGCTGCGACCGGCGCCCTGATCGGCGGCGCCCTGGGCGGCACCGCCGGCGCCATCCGCGGCTCGAACCAGGACCGCAACAACCAGCAGCGTTATCGCGACAGCCAAGGTCGCTACTACTACTGCTACGACAACCGTCAGGACGAGTGCTACTGGGACAACGGTCAGCGCCGTTATTGA